From a region of the Corallococcus coralloides DSM 2259 genome:
- a CDS encoding DUSAM domain-containing protein, translating into MNPGDWDRVRSLAGQLPDDGALPLTEEVRELLFRVAPDVALSQEEARRALNAPDTAAALLREMHRRIRDGSRRLSRALVESHKLKQTGDFAAAREVLNRVAAVEIVPFYQDQVRIALDHVDVPEDDTQTDSDA; encoded by the coding sequence ATGAACCCTGGCGATTGGGATCGAGTCCGGTCTCTGGCAGGCCAGCTCCCGGATGATGGCGCGCTTCCATTGACAGAGGAAGTGCGCGAGCTGTTGTTTCGCGTCGCGCCAGATGTGGCGCTCAGCCAAGAAGAAGCGCGGCGGGCATTGAACGCCCCCGACACAGCCGCAGCGCTCTTGCGTGAAATGCATCGCCGCATCCGGGATGGGTCACGCCGACTGTCACGAGCCCTCGTGGAGTCACACAAGCTCAAGCAGACAGGAGACTTCGCCGCAGCGCGGGAGGTACTCAACCGCGTAGCCGCCGTGGAGATCGTCCCATTTTACCAAGACCAGGTTCGGATCGCGCTCGACCACGTCGACGTGCCTGAAGACGATACCCAAACGGATTCCGACGCCTGA
- a CDS encoding YdeI/OmpD-associated family protein, which translates to MAVRKFKAKLEVANDVGGRFVRCPFDSKEAYGEARPPVVGTVNGQPFRSRLMVYGGLTYLGFTKEVREAAGIEDGAMLSITLERDTAPREIEVPEDLQRALDAEPALRDVFTNLAFTHRKEFVKALTEAKKEETRARRLAQTLEKLRARAMKP; encoded by the coding sequence ATGGCCGTGCGCAAGTTCAAGGCGAAGCTCGAAGTGGCCAACGACGTGGGAGGCCGCTTCGTGCGCTGTCCGTTCGACAGCAAGGAGGCCTACGGCGAGGCACGGCCCCCCGTGGTGGGCACCGTCAACGGGCAGCCCTTCCGGAGCCGGTTGATGGTGTACGGCGGCCTGACCTACCTGGGCTTCACCAAGGAGGTGCGAGAGGCCGCGGGCATCGAGGACGGCGCGATGCTGAGCATCACGCTGGAGCGGGACACGGCACCTCGGGAGATCGAGGTGCCGGAGGACCTCCAGCGCGCGCTGGACGCGGAGCCCGCGCTGCGGGACGTGTTCACGAACCTGGCGTTCACGCACCGCAAGGAGTTCGTGAAGGCGCTCACCGAGGCGAAGAAAGAGGAGACCCGCGCTCGCCGCCTCGCGCAGACGCTGGAGAAGCTGCGCGCCAGGGCGATGAAGCCGTGA
- a CDS encoding class I SAM-dependent methyltransferase, translating to MSSRPSSESPRRFHSEPLIQVLRHLEALLPSGPVSIDVPDPDLGHGRYPGERVEGGLVHRPLRSWCDLAEGLSCRLRTPRGVDATHVRLTFEPLGSEASWHAGGGARTEAPQERYGAASDFARVRKFEDAGFLMPWLEAVGRLVLPTGPRLLDLGVNRGDELAAFAEVEGIRFVGVDHSASALAEARAAFPDPRHAFVQADLNALPADLGRFDVVVSVGTLQSPGVDDRALLRKLVQEHLEPKASLVLGFPNSRFRDGEVVYGARVRNLREPDLSLLVKDLSFYRRYLHQHGFRTFLGGKYDLLLTAVRGQAFGSGDADD from the coding sequence GTTGATCCAGGTGCTGCGCCATCTGGAGGCGTTGCTGCCGTCCGGGCCCGTTTCCATCGACGTGCCGGATCCGGACCTGGGACACGGGCGCTATCCCGGCGAGCGCGTGGAGGGTGGGCTCGTGCACCGGCCGCTGCGCAGCTGGTGCGACCTGGCGGAGGGACTGTCGTGCCGTCTGCGCACGCCTCGCGGGGTGGACGCGACGCACGTGCGGCTCACGTTCGAACCGCTGGGTTCGGAGGCCTCGTGGCACGCGGGAGGCGGGGCGCGGACGGAGGCGCCGCAGGAGCGCTATGGCGCCGCGTCCGACTTCGCGCGCGTGCGGAAGTTCGAGGACGCGGGCTTCCTGATGCCCTGGCTGGAGGCGGTGGGGCGACTGGTGCTGCCCACGGGCCCGAGGCTCCTGGACCTGGGCGTCAACCGGGGCGATGAGCTGGCCGCGTTCGCGGAGGTGGAGGGCATCCGCTTCGTCGGCGTGGACCACAGCGCGAGCGCGTTGGCGGAGGCCCGGGCTGCGTTTCCGGATCCTCGCCATGCGTTCGTGCAGGCGGACCTGAACGCGCTGCCCGCGGACCTGGGCCGCTTCGACGTGGTGGTGTCGGTGGGCACGTTGCAGAGCCCGGGTGTGGATGACCGGGCGCTCTTGCGCAAGCTGGTGCAGGAGCACCTGGAACCCAAGGCCTCGCTGGTGCTGGGCTTCCCCAACTCACGCTTCCGAGACGGGGAGGTCGTGTACGGCGCGCGCGTGCGCAACCTGCGCGAGCCGGACCTGTCGCTGCTGGTGAAGGACCTGTCCTTCTACCGCCGCTACCTGCACCAGCACGGCTTCCGCACGTTCCTGGGCGGCAAGTACGACCTGCTGCTCACGGCGGTGAGAGGTCAGGCTTTCGGTTCGGGGGATGCGGACGACTGA